The Euphorbia lathyris chromosome 2, ddEupLath1.1, whole genome shotgun sequence genome includes a window with the following:
- the LOC136218989 gene encoding transcription factor ILR3-like produces MVSPENTNWLIEYGLIDDIPVPDGNFSVPVTGFSWPVQTLNGSSNASVEIDGSLGDSEGPKDSCSKKRGRSESCSGSSSKACREKQRRDRLNDKFLELGSILEPGRPPKTDKAAILIDAVRMVTQLRGEAQKLKDSNSSLQEKIKELKTEKNELRDEKQRLKAEKEKLEQQLKAVNAQPSFMTPPAIPAAFAAQAQPGNKLVPFIGYPGVAMWQFMPPAALDTSQDHVLRPPVA; encoded by the exons ATGGTGTCCCCAGAAAATACCAATTGGCTGATTGAGTACGGATTGATAGACGATATCCCTGTTCCTGACGGGAATTTTTCTGTTCCTGTTACTGGATTCTCCTGGCCTGTGCAAACCCTGAATGGTTCATCGAATGCCAG TGTGGAAATTGATGGATCACTTGGGGATTCTGAAGGACCGAAGGACTCCTGCTCCAAGAAGAG GGGTAGATCTGAATCATGTAGTGGATCCAGCTCAAAAGCATGTAGGGAAAAGCAGCGTAGAGATAGGCTAAATGACAA GTTTTTGGAGTTGGGCTCTATCTTGGAGCCTGGAAGACCTCCCAAAACAGACAAGGCTGCTATTCTGATTGATGCTGTCCGGATGGTGACTCAGTTACGGGGTGAAGCTCAGAAGCTGAAGGATTCAAATTCAAGTCTCCAAGAGAAGATCAAAGAGTTGAAG ACTGAAAAGAATGAGCTTCGAGATGAGAAACAGAGACTGAAAGCGGAGAAGGAGAAGTTGGAGCAGCAACTGAAGGCGGTGAATGCACAACCTAGCTTCATGACTCCTCCTGCAATCCCTGCAGCATTTGCTGCTCAAGCTCAACCTGGAAACAAATTGGTACCTTTCATCGGTTACCCAGGAGTTGCCATGTGGCAGTTCATGCCTCCTGCTGCATTAGATACCTCTCAAGATCATGTGCTCCGTCCACCTGTTGCTTGA
- the LOC136218987 gene encoding uncharacterized protein, producing the protein MASNLVKFHIQSFKPTNPPIGFLKHNSLFSHLPFPKIKLQTLTFTPSHKHFQNHIIPSLYIHSSTPPSSKEEAILQAKTCLSTTLEKPLNNPKLTGKLKKLRQPRFRLEIPVIDDSPTSLSQLALDVFKGISIKRRGSKVKFLILWPNPISKNTAVELFQSHSSNNVEHVDLSSIENIDERSLGSAEVAVFIGAEMSQLETIKTITEAVYPKPAVIFNPKWGYEEESEFGEVEGRFVGTFEVIYSFMGLEVRGVLSKRKGVVFKCVRDGVVSGEKWGIHVEEEGGKLELVSKFKDRPSIVEVENVLYNLMAINSPITKSAKFFRGLVSTVTGKK; encoded by the coding sequence ATGGCTTCCAATCTTGTCAAATTTCATATTCAATCCTTCAAACCTACAAATCCTCCAATTGGATTTCTGAAACACAATTCCCTCTTCTCACATCTTCCATTTCCTAAAATCAAGCTTCAAACTCTAACTTTCACCCCTTCTCATAAACATTTCCAAAATCACATAATTCCCTCTCTATATATTCATTCCTCCACCCCACCTTCCTCCAAAGAAGAAGCTATCCTTCAAGCCAAAACCTGCCTCTCAACAACTCTAGAAAAGCCCCTCAACAACCCCAAACTCACCGGCAAACTTAAAAAACTCAGGCAACCAAGATTCCGTCTCGAAATCCCGGTCATAGATGACTCCCCAACATCCCTCTCCCAGCTTGCTCTTGATGTTTTCAAAGGCATTTCCATTAAAAGAAGAGGGTCAAAGGTCAAGTTTTTAATCCTTTGGCCAAACCCCATTTCAAAGAATACTGCAGTTGAACTGTTCCAATCTCATTCATCAAACAATGTTGAGCATGTTGATCTATCTTCAATCGAGAATATTGATGAGAGAAGCTTGGGTTCTGCTGAGGTGGCAGTGTTTATAGGAGCAGAGATGTCACAATTAGAAACTATAAAGACAATTACAGAGGCTGTATACCCAAAACCAGCAGTGATATTTAACCCCAAATGGGGATATGAAGAGGAGAGTGAATTTGGGGAAGTGGAGGGTAGATTTGTGGGAACATTTGAAGTGATATATTCATTTATGGGATTGGAGGTAAGGGGTGTTTTGAGCAAGCGAAAAGGAGTGGTGTTTAAGTGTGTGAGAGATGGGGTTGTAAGTGGTGAAAAATGGGGGATTCATGTTGAAGAAGAAGGGGGGAAATTGGAACTTGTTTCTAAATTTAAGGATAGACCCTCCATTGTTGAAGTTGAGAATGTTTTGTATAATTTAATGGCTATTAACTCCCCTATTACCAAGTCTGCTAAGTTCTTCAGGGGTTTGGTTTCTACTGTAACTggtaaaaaataa